TACGGCTCCTACACGGTGGTCGTCTCCGCCGGCGGCTGCGCGGCGGCTCCCTCGGCTGCTCTCGTCGTAAGCTCCAGTGTCAAGCCCCTGGCCGGCTCCAGCCTGAGCGTATACCCTAACCCCACCCACGACGGCAACCTGACCGTGGAGCTGAGTGGCTACGCTAAAGCTACCGAGCTGACGGTAATCAACGCCCTGGGTCAGGTGGTGTTCACAACGACCGTGGACGGCAACAGCAGCACCCGCTCGGTCCGCCTAAACCTGGCGGCCCAACCCGTGGGCGTGTATCTGCTACGGGCCAAAACCGAAGGCGGCCTCGATATCCGTCGTATTGTGAAGGAGTAGCTAACTTAGTCTACCCTATTAAAAAGCCTTCCTGCGGCGCAGGAAGGCTTTTTTGTTGTCTTCTGAATCTGGGCTCAAGACCCGGAGAATAGTACCCGTAGCGGCACACGGTTTGGCCGGTACGCGGTGGTTGGTGAAGCTCCCATTTGGGCCGCACACAATTTTGTAAGGCACCCCGACGGCATTGAATATTTCCGGCATAACCGCCTTGAACGGGGCCGGTCGAAAAGCTCAGCAATTTATTTTCAGATATCCGCCCTTCCATAATTCAAATACCTCGGAAAGGTCTCATATTTACGGAAGCGCCGCCCCGTTATCCTCTTACCCAAGCGAATTGCTATTAACTGATTGAGCGGCGACTGTCACTACTACGCATCCTTATTTATTCCCTTTCCACTCCCGTTGAGTACTTGCGCTGCTGACTACTGATTCAGGTTAGCCAAGCAGCCCCTTTTTTCTTCATTTTTTCAGCATTTTTTCACTTCCCACCTATTTACAACCTCTATGCAAAACCCATTACCCCATACAGGTAAGGCCCTCGTGGCCGGTTCTACCTGGCGCCCGCTGCTGACGGCGGCGTTGGGCTTGAGCACGCTCGTGGGCGCCCAGGCGCAGACCCGCGACCTAGCTCTGCCCATCGCCGACAAGCGCATGGAGCGGCCAGCTTCGGCGGCCAGCCCGGCCCGCGTGGCCCTGCCCGCCAAAACCCTCGCCCTGCGCCAGGTTCAGGCCGAAATCAGCTCGACGGCTACGGGCGGCAACTGGAGCGACCCGACTACCTGGGTCGGTGGCGTAGTGCCCACGGCGGCCGACAACGTAACCATCGTGGCGGGCGCGACCGTGACGCTGGACGTGGCCGGTACCTGCGGCAACCTGACCGTGGCGGCCACTGGCTCGCTGCTTACCTCGGCCACTACAGCCTACGTGCTGCAGGTAGCCGGTAGCATTACCAACAACGGCACGCTGGATTTGAGCGCCAGCTCCACCATCGGCTCCGACCTGCGCTTCACCGGCGCCGGCAACGCGGCCTTCACCGGCACCGGCACCACCGACCTGCAGACCATGTCGCTGGCCAAATCGGTACGGGCCGACATCGTGGAAATGGCTCTGCCCTCGCTGTCGGTGAAAGGCAGCACCACGGCTACCGATGGCTTCCTCTCGACGCGCACCACCACCAACACGGTGGATGACATGACCGGGACGCTGAAAATCTCGGGCACCAACACGGTGACTAACCGCGTGTTCAGCAACGCCGCCTCCTACGTTATTCCGGTTACCGGCGGTTTCTGGCTCAACAACCCCAACTTCACCGTCGCCAGCCAAACCGGCTCGCCCGTCGTGAACGGATTGCTGCGCATTTCGACCGGTACCTTCAACGTGGGTAA
Above is a genomic segment from Hymenobacter chitinivorans DSM 11115 containing:
- a CDS encoding T9SS type A sorting domain-containing protein, whose protein sequence is YGSYTVVVSAGGCAAAPSAALVVSSSVKPLAGSSLSVYPNPTHDGNLTVELSGYAKATELTVINALGQVVFTTTVDGNSSTRSVRLNLAAQPVGVYLLRAKTEGGLDIRRIVKE